One part of the Muntiacus reevesi chromosome 18, mMunRee1.1, whole genome shotgun sequence genome encodes these proteins:
- the KDM6B gene encoding lysine-specific demethylase 6B — protein sequence MHRAVDPPGARAAREAFALGGLSCAGAWSSCPPHPPPRSAWLPGGRCSASLGQPPLSAPLPPSHGSSSGHPNKPYYAPGTPTPRPLHGKLESLHGCVQALLREPAQPGLWEQLGQLYESEHDSEEAVRCYHSALRYGGSLAELGPRVGRLQQTQLWNFHAGSCQHRPKVLPPLEQVWNLLHLEHKRNYGAKRGGPPVKRAAEPPVVQPVPPAALSGPSGEEGLSPGGKRRRGCSSEQTGLPPGLPLPPPPLPPPPPPPPPPPPPPPLPGLATSPPFQLTKPGLWSNLHGDAWGPERKGLAPPERQEQRHSLPHPYPYPAPAYPAHPPGHRLVPAAPPGPGPRPPGAESHGCPPATRPPGSDLRESRVQRSRMDSSVSPAATTACVPYAPSRPPGLPGTTTSSSSSSSNNTGPRGVEPSPGIPGADHYQTPALEVSSHQGRLGPSAHSSRKPFLAAPAATPHLSLPPGPASPPPPSCPRLLRPPPPPAWLKGPACRAAREDGEILEELFFGAEGRPRPPPPPLPHREGFLGPPAPRFSVGTQDSHTPPTPPTTSSSSSNNGSHSSSPTGPVSFPPPPYLARSMDPLPRPPSPTLSPQDPPLAPMTLALPSAPPSSCHQNTSGSFRRPESPRPRVSFPKTPEVGPGPSPGPLNKTPQPVPPRVGELPARGPRLFDFPPTPLEDQFEEPAEFKILPDGLANIMKMLDESIRKEEEQQQQEAGAVPVPPPPLKEPFASLQPPFPTDTAPATTAAIAATTTTTTTATQEEEKKPPALPPPPPLAKFPPPPQPQPPPPPLPPPANPASLLKSLASVLEGQKYCYRGTGAAVPTRPGPLPATQYSPGPSSGATAPPPTSAAPSAQGSPQPPASSSSQFSTSGGPWARERRASEEPAPGPMAPAPPPPPLPLPPARSESEVLEEISRACETLVERVGRSATDPADLVDTADAADSGAERLLPPAPAKEESVGVAAAAGPGSSKRRQKEHQKEHRRHRRACKDSVGRRPREGRAKAKAKAPKEKSRRVLGNLDLQSEEIQGREKARPDLGGASKAKPPTAPGPPPAPAPSAQPTPPAAPAPGKKAREEAPGPPGVSRADMLKLRSLSEGPPKELKIRLIKVESGDKETFIASEVEERRLRMADLTISHCAADVVRASKNAKVKGKFRESYLSPAQSVKPKINTEEKLPREKLNPPTPSIYLESKRDAFSPVLLQFCTDPRNPITVIRGLAGSLRLNLGLFSTKTLVEASGEHTVEVRTQVQQPSDENWDLTGTRQIWPCESSRSHTTIAKYAQYQASSFQESLQEEKESEDEESEEPDSTTGTPPSSAPEPKNHHIIKFGTNIDLSDAKRWKPQLQELLKLPAFMRVTSTGNMLSHVGHTILGMNTVQLYMKVPGSRTPGHQENNNFCSVNINIGPGDCEWFAVHEHYWETISAFCDRHGVDYLTGSWWPILDDLYASNIPVYRFVQRPGDLVWINAGTVHWVQATGWCNNIAWNVGPLTAYQYQLALERYEWNEVKNVKSIVPMIHVSWNVARTVKISDPDLFKMIKFCLLQSMKHCQVQRESLVRAGKKIAYQGRVKDEPAYYCNECDVEVFNILFVTSENGSRNTYLVHCEACARRRSAGLQGVVVLEQYRTEELAQAYDAFTLAPASTSR from the exons ATGCATCGGGCAGTGGACCCTCCAGGGGCCCGCGCTGCACGGGAAGCCTTTGCCCTTGGGGGCTTGAGCTGTGCTGGGGCCTGGAGCTCCTGCCCGCCCCATCCCCCTCCTCGGAGCGCATGGCTGCCTGGAGGCAG GTGCTCTGCCAGCCTCGGGCAGCCTCCACTGTCTGCTCCCCTACCCCCTTCACACGGCAGTAGCTCTGGGCACCCGAACAAACCGTATTATGCTCCAGG GACACCCACCCCAAGACCCCTCCATGGGAAGCTGGAGTCCCTGCACGGTTGTGTGCAGGCGCTGCTCCGGGAGCCAGCCCAGCCAGGGCTGTGGGAGCAGCTGGGGCAGCTCTACGAGTCCGAGCATGACAGTGAGGAGGCCGTCCGCTGCTACCACAGCGCCCTTCGATACGGAGGAAGCTTGGCTGAGCTGGGCCCCCGGGTCGGCCGACTCCAGCAG aCCCAGCTCTGGAACTTTCACGCTGGGTCCTGCCAGCACCGACCCAAGGTCCTGCCCCCATTGGAGCAAGTGTGGAACTTGCTGCACCTTGAG CACAAACGGAACTACGGGGCCAAGCGGGGGGGTCCCCCAGTGAAACGAGCCGCTGAACCCCCAGTGGTGCAGCCTGTGCCTCCCGCAGCACTCTCAGGCCCCTCGGGGGAGGAGGGGCTCAGCCCTGGCGGCAAGCGCAGGAGAGGCTGCAGCTCTGAGCAG ACGGGCCTTCCCCCAGGGCTGCCGCTGCCTCCACCACCgttgccaccaccaccaccaccacccccaccccctcctcctcccccacctctgccTGGCCTAGCTACCAGCCCTCCATTTCAGCTGACCAAGCCAGGACTGTGGAGTAACCTTCATGGAGATGCCTGGGGCCCTGAGCGCAAGGGTTTAGCACCCCCAGAACGCCAG GAGCAGCGGCACTCGCTGCCTCACCCATATCCATACCCGGCTCCGGCTTACCCTGCTCACCCCCCTGGCCACCGGCTGGTCCCGGCTGctcccccaggcccaggcccccGCCCCCCAGGAGCAGAGAGCCATGGCTGCCCGCCTGCCACCCGTCCCCCCGGAAGTGACCTTAGAGAGAGCAGAGTTCAGAGGTCGCGGATGGACTCCAGCGTTTCACCAGCAGCAACCACCGCCTGCGTGCCTTACGCCCCTTCCCGGCCCCCCGGCCTCCCCGgcaccaccaccagcagcagcagcagcagcagcaacaacactGGTCCCCGTGGCGTGGAGCCGAGCCCAGGCATT CCCGGCGCTGACCATTACCAAACGCCCGCGCTGGAGGTCTCCTCTCACCAAGGCCGCCTGGGGCCCTCGGCACACAGTAGTCGGAAACCCTTCCTGGCGGCTCCTGCTGCCACTCCCCACCTGTCCCTGCCACCCGGCCCCGCCTCGCCTCCTCCACCCTCTTGTCCCCGCCTCttacgccccccacccccccctgcCTGGCTGAAGGGCCCAGCCTGCCGGGCAGCTCGTGAAGATGGAGAGATCTTAGAGGAGCTCTTCTTCGGGGCTGAGGGACGCCcccgccctccccctcccccacttccccaccGCGAGGGCTTCTTGGGGCCTCCGGCCCCCCGCTTTTCTGTGGGCACTCAGGATTCGCacacccctcccactcccccaaccaccagcagcagcagcagcaacaatggCAGCCACAGCAGCAGCCCTACTGGGCCTGTGtccttccccccacctccttATCTGGCCAGAAGTATGGACCCCCTTCCCCGGCCCCCCAGCCCCACACTGAGCCCCCAGGACCCACCCCTTGCACCCATGACTCTTGCCCTGCCTtcagcccctccctcctcctgccaccaaaaTACCTCAGGAAGCTTCAGGCGCCCGGAGAGCCCTCGGCCCAGGGTCTCCTTCCCAAAGACCCCCGAGGTGGGGCCAGGGCCATCCCCAGGCCCCCTGAATAAAACCCCCCAGCCTGTGCCGCCCAGGGTGGGGGAGCTGCCTGCCCGAGGCCCTCGACTTTTTGATTTCCCCCCTACCCCTCTGGAGGACCAGTTTGAGGAGCCAGCTGAATTCAAGATCCTACCTGATGGGCTGGCTAATATCATGAAGATGCTGGATGAATCTATTCGCAAGGAGGAGGAGCAGCAACAACAGGAGGCAGGCGCGGTCCCCGTCCCCCCACCTCCTCTGAAGGAGCCCTTTGCATCTCTGCAGCCTCCATTCCCCACCGACACAGCCCCAGCCACCACTGCTGCCAtcgccgccaccaccaccaccaccaccacggccacccaggaagaggagaagaagcCACCAGCCCTGCCACCACCGCCACCTCTAGCCAagttccccccaccaccccagccaCAGCCGCCGCCACCCCCGCTCCCCCCACCAGCCAATCCGGCAAGCCTGCTCAAGTCCTTGGCCTCCGTGCTGGAGGGACAAAAGTACTGTTACCGAGGGACTGGAGCCGCTGTTCCCACCCGGCCTGGGCCCTTGCCCGCCACTCAGTATTCCCCTGGTCCCTCATCAGGTGCTACCGCCCCACCGCCCACCTCAGCGGCCCCGAGCGCCCAGGGCTCCCCGCAGCCCCCCGCTTCCTCGTCATCTCAGTTCTCTACCTCAGGCGGGCCGTGGGCCCGGGAGCGCAGGGCCAGCGAAGAGCCAGCCCCAGGCCCCAtggcccccgccccgccgcccccacccctgcctctgccccctgctcGCTCTGAGTCTGAGGTGCTAGAAGAGATCAGTCGGGCTTGTGAGACCCTTGTGGAGCGGGTAGGCCGGAGCGCCACAGACCCGGCAGACCTGGTGGACACAGCAGATGCAGCGGACAGTGGCGCTGAGCGATTGCTGCCTCCAGCTCCGGCCAAGGAGGAGAGTGTTGGGGTGGCAGCTGCCGCAGGACCCGGGAGCAGCAAGCGGCGGCAGAAGGAGCACCAGAAAGAGCACCGGCGGCACAGGCGGGCCTGCAAGGACAGTGTGGGGCGGCGGCCCCGTGAGGGCAGGGCCAAGGCCAAGGCCAAGGCCCCCAAAGAAAAGAGCCGCAGGGTGCTGGGGAACCTGGACCTGCAGAGCGAGGAGATCCAGGGTCGGGAGAAAGCCCGGCCGGATCTTGGTGGGGCCTCCAAGGCCAAACCACCCACAGCTCCGGGCCCTCCACCGGCCCCTGCCCCCTCTGCCCAGCCCACACCCCCGGCAGCCCCTGCCCCTGGGAAGAAGGCTCGAGAGGAAGCTCCAGGGCCACCAGGGGTCAGCCGGGCTGACATGCTGAAGCTGCGCTCACTCAGTGAAGGGCCCCCCAAGGAGCTGAAGATCCGGCTTATCAAGGTAGAGAGCGGTGATAAGGAGACCTTCATCGCCTCCGAGGTGGAAGAGCGGAGGCTGCGGATGGCAGACCTCACCATCAGCCACTGCGCCGCTGACGTTGTGCGTGCCAGCAA GAATGCCAAGGTGAAAGGGAAGTTTCGAGAGTCCTACCTGTCCCCTGCCCAGTCTGTGAAACCGAAGATCAACACTGAGGAAAAGCTGCCCCGGGAAAAACTCAACCCACCCACACCCAGCATCTAT CTGGAAAGCAAACGGGATGCCTTCTCGCCGGTGCTGTTGCAGTTCTGTACAGACCCTCGAAATCCCATCACCGTGATCCGGGGCCTGGCAGGCTCCCTTCGGCTCA ACTTGGGCCTCTTCTCCACCAAGACACTGGTGGAGGCGAGTGGGGAGCACACGGTGGAGGTGCGCACCCAGGTGCAGCAGCCCTCGGATGAGAACTGGGACCTGACAGGTACACGACAGATCTGGCCCTGTGAGAGCTCCCGTTCCCACACCACCATTGCCAAGTACGCGCAGTACCAGGCTTCATCCTTCCAGGAATCCCTGCAG gaggagaaggagagtgAGGACGAGGAGTCAGAGGAGCCGGACAGCACCACAGGAACCCCTCCTAG CAGCGCACCAGAACCGAAGAACCATCACATCATCAAGTTTGGCACCAACATCGACCTGTCCGATGCTAAGCG GTGGAAGCCCCAGCTGCAGGAGCTGTTGAAGCTGCCCGCCTTCATGCGGGTCACCTCCACGGGCAACATGCTGAGCCACGTGGGCCACACCATCCTGGGCATGAACACGGTGCAGCTGTACATGAAGGTGCCCGGCAGCCGAACGCCAG GCCATCAAGAGAACAACAACTTCTGCTCGGTCAACATCAACATTGGCCCAGGAGACTGCGAGTGGTTCGCGGTGCACGAGCACTATTGGGAGACCATCAGCGCCTTCTGCGACCG GCACGGCGTGGACTACCTGACAGGTTCCTGGTGGCCAATCCTGGATGATCTCTATGCTTCCAACATCCCTGTGTACCGCTTCGTGCAGCGCCCCGGAGACCTGGTGTGGATTAACGCGGGCACTGTGCACTGGGTGCAGGCCACCGGCTGGTGCAACAACATCGCCTGGAACGTGGGGCCCCTCACCG CCTATCAGTACCAGCTGGCCCTGGAACGATATGAGTGGAATGAGGTGAAGAATGTCAAATCCATTGTGCCCATGATTCACGTGTCCTGGAACGTGGCTCGCACGGTCAAAATCAGCGACCCCGACTTGTTCAAGATGATCAA GTTCTGCCTCCTGCAATCCATGAAGCACTGCCAGGTGCAGCGGGAGAGCCTGGTGCGGGCCGGGAAGAAAATTGCCTACCAGGGCCGGGTCAAGGACGAGCCCGCCTACTACTGCAACGAGTGCGAC GTGGAGGTGTTCAACATCCTGTTCGTGACGAGCGAGAACGGCAGCCGCAACACGTACCTGGTGCACTGCGAGGCGTGCGCGCGGCGCCGCAGCGCGGGCCTGCAGGGCGTGGTGGTGCTGGAGCAGTACCGCACCGAAGAGCTGGCGCAGGCCTATGACGCCTTCACGCTG